A genome region from Bacillaceae bacterium IKA-2 includes the following:
- a CDS encoding cytochrome c biogenesis protein — protein sequence MSNPNDLIDIPEETLLYKTMFYISIPMVVIALYLSFIWTPIERMMGVVQKIFYFHVASAWVAFFAFFIVALFSIMFLVKRKRIYDVIAGISAEIGVVYTAIVLTTGPIWARSAWNTWWSWEPRLTTSLILFFMYVAYIMIRKMDGAWEKKARLAAVFGIISFINVPIVFMSIRWWESALHPVVLGEGGSEAGGGLEPSMLFTLIFSVFMMTVLYSVFLQKGIYIEKLKIQADRLKERIQEKMIS from the coding sequence ATGAGTAATCCGAATGATTTAATTGATATACCTGAAGAAACACTTTTATATAAGACGATGTTTTACATTTCTATTCCAATGGTTGTTATTGCTTTATATTTATCGTTTATTTGGACTCCTATTGAGAGGATGATGGGAGTTGTCCAAAAAATCTTTTATTTCCATGTAGCATCAGCGTGGGTTGCTTTCTTTGCATTTTTTATTGTCGCTTTGTTTAGCATCATGTTCCTGGTAAAGAGAAAACGAATTTATGATGTCATTGCTGGAATTTCTGCTGAAATTGGTGTTGTTTATACAGCAATTGTACTGACAACTGGGCCAATTTGGGCTCGCTCGGCATGGAATACGTGGTGGTCATGGGAACCAAGATTAACAACGTCCTTAATTTTATTTTTTATGTATGTTGCTTATATTATGATTCGAAAAATGGATGGAGCTTGGGAGAAGAAAGCCCGACTTGCTGCAGTGTTTGGAATTATTAGCTTCATAAACGTACCAATTGTATTTATGTCGATCCGTTGGTGGGAGTCAGCACTTCATCCAGTCGTTTTAGGTGAAGGTGGTAGTGAAGCAGGAGGTGGACTCGAGCCATCAATGTTATTTACGCTTATTTTTTCAGTATTCATGATGACAGTATTATATAGTGTCTTTTTACAAAAAGGAATTTATATTGAGAAATTAAAAATTCAGGCAGACCGTTTAAAAGAACGAATTCAAGAAAAAATGATTAGCTAA
- a CDS encoding heme exporter protein CcmB, with amino-acid sequence MNNLFKAAFIIAGKDLYSEWKTKQVVTTMLIFSGLVIVTFSFAFDPSNNAVRAIIPGLIWIITIFSAILGLNRSFSSETKNDNLFGLIVSPTDPASIYFGKVIANYLFVLIVQLISIPVLFLLFDFKFIGNLPLFIVVVFLGTFGFISVGTFLAGLAANSRSSEMLLPILLFPVVSPVIIAAVQATKILLIDIEQIASAISWMQLMGAYNLIFFVLCLILFEYVLEV; translated from the coding sequence ATGAACAACTTATTCAAAGCGGCTTTTATAATAGCTGGAAAGGATTTGTATTCAGAGTGGAAAACAAAACAAGTGGTAACAACGATGTTAATTTTTTCTGGACTTGTTATTGTAACATTCTCTTTCGCTTTTGATCCTTCGAACAACGCTGTTCGTGCCATCATTCCTGGCCTAATTTGGATAATTACGATATTTTCGGCTATCTTGGGATTAAATCGTTCGTTTTCGTCTGAAACAAAAAATGATAATTTGTTTGGGTTGATTGTGTCACCAACAGATCCAGCTAGTATTTATTTCGGAAAAGTAATTGCTAATTATTTATTTGTATTAATAGTACAGTTAATTTCAATTCCGGTCTTATTTTTATTATTTGATTTTAAGTTTATAGGTAATTTACCGCTCTTTATCGTTGTTGTTTTTTTAGGGACATTTGGTTTCATTAGTGTAGGGACCTTTTTAGCAGGGCTTGCAGCTAATTCGAGAAGTAGCGAAATGTTATTACCGATTTTACTTTTCCCTGTTGTTAGTCCAGTTATAATAGCTGCTGTGCAAGCAACGAAGATTTTATTAATAGATATTGAGCAAATAGCAAGTGCAATTTCTTGGATGCAATTAATGGGTGCCTATAATTTAATCTTTTTTGTTTTATGTTTAATATTATTTGAATATGTGTTGGAGGTGTAA
- the ccmA gene encoding heme ABC exporter ATP-binding protein CcmA, with amino-acid sequence MIETKALVKTIGDKMILRGINLSIKKGETVAILGPNGAGKSTVLKILGGLIKPTSGEIKINGVDFKKDSYDSKRKIGFLAHNSFLYDHLTPLENLKFFGKLYGVVNIEERAKKLIDEVGLSVFTHDPVQSFSRGMIQRIAIARAIIHEPEILLFDEPHTGLDQQAIKILNNVINRMKQEKSTILMVTHDFGQAIETCDRFIIIKNGKVVGDLENIDKNLDAITQKYMEQVASV; translated from the coding sequence ATGATCGAAACAAAAGCACTCGTCAAAACAATTGGAGACAAAATGATTCTTCGTGGTATCAATCTTTCCATTAAAAAAGGAGAAACTGTTGCAATCCTTGGACCTAACGGAGCAGGAAAAAGTACGGTGTTAAAAATTTTAGGTGGCTTAATCAAGCCTACATCGGGAGAAATTAAAATCAATGGAGTGGATTTTAAAAAAGATTCCTACGATAGTAAGCGAAAAATCGGCTTTTTAGCACATAACAGTTTTTTATATGATCACTTGACACCATTAGAAAACTTAAAATTTTTTGGCAAGCTTTATGGTGTAGTAAATATTGAAGAGCGTGCAAAGAAATTAATTGATGAGGTAGGCCTTAGTGTTTTTACTCATGATCCAGTTCAATCATTTTCTAGGGGAATGATTCAAAGGATAGCGATAGCGCGAGCAATCATTCATGAACCAGAAATATTATTGTTTGATGAACCTCATACCGGTCTTGATCAACAAGCTATTAAAATTTTAAACAATGTCATTAACCGAATGAAACAAGAAAAATCGACCATTTTAATGGTGACTCATGATTTTGGGCAAGCGATAGAAACGTGTGACCGCTTTATTATTATTAAAAATGGAAAAGTTGTTGGTGACTTAGAAAACATCGATAAAAACCTTGATGCTATCACGCAAAAATACATGGAGCAGGTGGCAAGCGTATGA
- a CDS encoding cytochrome c-type biogenesis protein CcmH — MKVVKLLTLLLIIFFSSHAITSADEASYDINSPEVKDIASKLSMQDHETHDLGTCATKQRYYGEISELLNEGKTKEEVLDYYYSMYGEEGLIAPKKKGFSLTAWLTPFVVLGIAGFALFIGLKKMIKNQKSPLFEETREPNIEDEITTSIIEEERKKYY; from the coding sequence ATGAAAGTAGTAAAGTTATTGACATTGCTTCTGATAATTTTCTTTAGTTCACATGCGATTACTTCAGCAGATGAAGCATCATATGATATAAACTCACCAGAAGTAAAAGATATTGCTAGCAAGCTTTCGATGCAAGACCATGAAACTCATGATCTTGGAACGTGTGCAACAAAACAAAGGTATTATGGTGAAATTTCAGAATTATTAAATGAGGGAAAAACAAAGGAAGAAGTTCTTGATTATTATTATAGTATGTATGGTGAAGAAGGTTTAATAGCTCCGAAAAAAAAGGGATTTAGTTTAACTGCATGGTTAACACCATTTGTTGTCTTGGGGATTGCTGGGTTTGCCTTGTTTATCGGGTTAAAAAAAATGATTAAAAACCAAAAATCGCCACTATTTGAAGAAACAAGGGAACCTAATATTGAAGATGAAATTACAACATCGATCATTGAAGAGGAACGTAAAAAGTATTACTAG
- a CDS encoding cytochrome c-type biogenesis protein produces MKKLIFIWTLLFMMIGIPVFANGEQYDYKSQEFKEVASQFMCMCGCGQDHFECNMQGCGLNDSFKIEIKEMMDDGLGKADIKDYYLSIYGEEILTAPEKRGFSLTAWVLPFIAIGGAGTGVFFALRRWIAVSSGLSETYNETTDEDDIQNEIVQSIIEEERKKYY; encoded by the coding sequence ATGAAAAAGCTGATTTTTATCTGGACACTTTTGTTTATGATGATCGGAATTCCTGTATTCGCTAACGGGGAACAATATGACTATAAATCTCAGGAATTTAAAGAGGTTGCAAGCCAATTTATGTGTATGTGTGGCTGTGGTCAAGACCATTTCGAGTGTAACATGCAGGGTTGTGGTTTAAACGACTCATTTAAGATAGAAATAAAAGAAATGATGGATGATGGCTTGGGTAAAGCTGACATCAAAGACTACTACTTAAGTATATATGGGGAAGAAATTTTAACAGCGCCAGAAAAACGTGGGTTTAGTCTTACTGCATGGGTGTTACCATTCATTGCCATTGGTGGTGCCGGCACGGGAGTTTTCTTTGCTCTCCGCCGATGGATTGCAGTTAGTTCTGGTTTGAGTGAGACATATAATGAAACGACCGATGAAGATGATATACAAAATGAAATCGTTCAATCGATTATTGAAGAGGAACGTAAAAAGTATTATTAG
- a CDS encoding heme lyase CcmF/NrfE family subunit — protein MHIIGNLTIYLALALAIYAFIIFIVGIFKQDQRFVDSGKAATLAVFILSSISMLILFTVLGTSQFQFEYVASYTSSDLPLVYKLAALWAGNAGSLLLWAFFLTMYTVMVAYSRKMKNNPMIPYISAIMLANTIFFYLILAFVTKPFLLLDRVPIEGRGLNPMLQDPGMILHPVTLYLGYVGLAVPFAFAIAALILKSTDAFWLRMTRRWTIVAWCFLTLGNVIGGWWAYLELGWGGYWAWDPVENASFMPWLTVTAYLHSVMIQERKGMLKIWNISLIILSYALTLFGTFLVRSGVLTSVHAFGDSNLGGYFLIFMALVVIFSIYVLMSRYHLLKQDSGQFESFLSKETSFLVNNLILIGATFAVFWGTIFPLVSEAVRGTKVTVGIPFFNTVMSPILLALIFVMAICPLIAWQRSSMKNIKDNFMIPAIISLVIVGLLVGLGMRAAYPIIAFGIISFALLTNLLEFYRGVKARRKVTSEAYPTALYRLMIRNRRRYGGYIVHLGIGLMAIGIVGSAFDSETMKTVPKGGTIEIEDFVLTYENLSQQREGLNDVIFANIRVEKAGKDLGYIQPERIFYGNWEEPSTEVAVLSSLREDLYVVLSAWEEDGRATFVVKVNPLVQWVWIGSFVLVIGSIFAVWTGKYGNVTPRYKGPKRLVS, from the coding sequence GTGCATATTATCGGAAACTTAACCATTTATTTAGCGTTAGCGTTAGCAATTTATGCTTTTATCATATTTATAGTAGGTATTTTCAAACAAGATCAGAGATTTGTAGATAGTGGTAAGGCTGCAACGCTGGCTGTCTTTATTTTATCATCAATCTCAATGCTTATCTTATTTACAGTGTTAGGAACAAGTCAGTTCCAATTTGAGTACGTAGCTTCTTATACTAGTTCAGATTTACCTTTAGTATATAAACTTGCTGCACTATGGGCAGGAAATGCTGGTTCATTATTACTGTGGGCATTCTTTTTAACAATGTACACGGTAATGGTTGCTTATTCTAGAAAGATGAAAAACAACCCAATGATTCCTTATATCTCTGCTATTATGTTGGCAAATACAATTTTCTTCTATCTTATTCTAGCTTTTGTCACAAAACCTTTCTTATTACTAGACCGCGTTCCTATTGAGGGTCGTGGCTTGAACCCAATGCTCCAAGATCCGGGAATGATCCTGCATCCTGTAACGCTGTATTTAGGATATGTTGGTTTAGCAGTGCCGTTTGCCTTTGCGATTGCTGCCTTAATTCTAAAATCCACTGATGCATTCTGGTTACGGATGACACGTCGTTGGACGATTGTCGCTTGGTGTTTCTTAACGCTTGGTAACGTAATTGGTGGTTGGTGGGCCTATCTTGAATTAGGTTGGGGTGGATATTGGGCATGGGATCCAGTCGAAAATGCTTCGTTTATGCCTTGGCTCACAGTAACCGCCTATTTACACTCAGTAATGATCCAAGAACGTAAAGGGATGCTAAAAATTTGGAATATAAGCTTAATCATTCTTTCTTACGCGCTAACCCTTTTCGGAACGTTTTTAGTAAGAAGTGGTGTTCTTACATCGGTACACGCCTTTGGAGATTCGAACTTAGGAGGATACTTCTTAATCTTTATGGCACTGGTTGTTATTTTCTCAATATACGTCTTAATGAGTCGCTATCATTTATTAAAGCAAGATAGTGGTCAGTTTGAATCATTTTTATCGAAAGAAACTAGCTTTTTAGTGAATAATTTAATTTTAATTGGAGCTACTTTCGCAGTGTTTTGGGGAACGATATTCCCGCTAGTTTCAGAGGCTGTAAGAGGTACGAAAGTTACAGTAGGGATACCATTCTTCAATACGGTCATGTCACCCATATTATTAGCTTTAATTTTCGTCATGGCGATTTGTCCGTTAATTGCGTGGCAAAGGTCATCAATGAAAAACATAAAAGATAATTTTATGATCCCGGCTATTATTAGCCTTGTGATTGTTGGATTATTGGTAGGTTTAGGAATGAGAGCAGCGTATCCAATTATCGCTTTTGGTATCATTTCCTTTGCGTTATTAACAAACTTATTAGAGTTTTACCGCGGTGTTAAGGCACGTCGAAAAGTTACAAGTGAGGCGTACCCGACTGCATTATACAGATTAATGATTAGAAATCGTCGTCGCTACGGTGGATACATCGTTCACTTAGGAATTGGCTTAATGGCCATTGGTATTGTCGGCTCTGCTTTTGATAGTGAAACAATGAAAACTGTACCAAAAGGTGGAACGATTGAAATAGAAGATTTTGTTCTCACTTATGAAAATTTATCACAACAAAGAGAAGGACTTAATGATGTAATATTTGCAAATATCCGCGTTGAAAAAGCGGGTAAAGATTTAGGTTATATCCAACCAGAACGAATATTCTATGGTAACTGGGAGGAACCTTCTACAGAAGTAGCGGTACTTTCATCATTACGAGAGGATCTTTATGTTGTCTTAAGCGCTTGGGAGGAAGATGGGCGAGCAACATTTGTTGTCAAAGTCAATCCACTTGTTCAATGGGTTTGGATCGGAAGTTTTGTTTTAGTAATTGGCTCAATATTTGCTGTTTGGACTGGTAAATATGGAAATGTTACACCAAGGTATAAAGGACCAAAAAGGTTGGTGTCATAA
- a CDS encoding cytochrome c maturation protein CcmE — protein MKKNTKVLLAGSSIILTILILLIAATPGASGTEITIQEALANPDNYEDRYITTEGFLVADSVDWRADEIELRFDIIDPEGNTLSVFHHGVRPDNFSEDVIVIVDGYLTAGEPFVAERLRTKCPSKYEGEDPENYDTEFHKEMLKQD, from the coding sequence ATGAAGAAAAATACAAAAGTTTTGTTAGCTGGAAGTTCAATTATATTGACGATTTTAATTCTATTAATTGCTGCTACACCAGGTGCTAGTGGAACTGAGATTACGATTCAGGAAGCTTTAGCTAATCCGGATAATTACGAAGATCGTTATATTACAACAGAAGGATTTTTAGTTGCTGACTCGGTTGATTGGCGTGCCGATGAAATTGAGCTTCGTTTTGATATCATTGATCCAGAAGGAAACACTTTATCTGTTTTCCACCATGGAGTTAGGCCTGATAATTTTTCAGAAGATGTCATTGTTATTGTTGATGGCTATCTTACAGCAGGTGAACCGTTTGTTGCAGAACGTTTGAGAACGAAATGTCCTTCTAAATATGAAGGTGAAGATCCAGAAAACTATGATACAGAATTCCATAAAGAAATGCTGAAACAAGACTAA
- a CDS encoding ammonia-forming cytochrome c nitrite reductase subunit c552 — translation MGSLNKKSILLALFSFLLMLVLVACNSSEAEESKPMDTGLDANEFLNTAFKDKFPLQWESYMKNMENEKEVISKSDPSIEPYQPALWNGYGFAIEYNLTRGHTYAIEDQVNIARVNDETIGSCLTCKSTVVPLLLSDDEFGDDYWSANFRGEILPRMVELGLGGESDELGQYGHMAIGCSDCHDPVTMDLRITRPSFTKAMERKGEDLSKATQNDMRSYVCAQCHVEYYFEPETQEVTFPWDKGLKVENIYEYFETIAKDKGFEYDWIHNISATPSLKAQHPEFELSSYGTHGEAGVSCSDCHMPYQRTDGKKKITSHRWGSPLKTIEESCRTCHADKSPTYLKDRVEDIQDRHKVGLLEAQELNTVAHYYVNRMITAGVSEEKINEAQQHVRKAQWFWDFMAAENSTGFHNPDGSIDAFRISSIESQAAIVVATEELVKVGEDLDKLRSQIATTMETIVNEEDPLEKHKHAINEWFPAQK, via the coding sequence ATGGGGAGCTTAAATAAAAAGTCAATTCTTTTGGCGCTGTTTTCTTTCTTATTAATGTTAGTTCTTGTAGCATGTAATAGCTCAGAAGCAGAAGAAAGTAAGCCAATGGATACAGGACTTGATGCCAATGAGTTTTTAAACACAGCCTTTAAAGATAAATTTCCACTTCAATGGGAAAGTTATATGAAAAATATGGAGAATGAAAAAGAGGTTATCTCAAAGAGCGATCCTTCTATAGAGCCATACCAACCGGCATTATGGAATGGCTATGGATTTGCTATTGAGTACAATTTAACAAGAGGTCATACTTATGCGATAGAGGATCAAGTAAACATTGCCAGGGTCAACGATGAGACAATTGGTTCTTGTTTAACTTGTAAATCAACCGTAGTCCCACTTCTTTTAAGTGATGACGAATTTGGTGATGACTACTGGAGCGCGAACTTTAGAGGTGAAATTCTTCCTCGAATGGTAGAGTTAGGATTAGGTGGAGAAAGCGATGAGTTAGGACAATATGGTCATATGGCAATCGGATGTTCGGACTGTCATGATCCTGTCACAATGGATTTAAGAATTACTCGCCCATCTTTTACTAAAGCAATGGAAAGAAAAGGCGAAGATTTATCAAAAGCTACTCAAAATGATATGAGATCTTACGTATGTGCGCAGTGTCATGTTGAGTATTACTTTGAGCCAGAAACCCAAGAGGTTACCTTTCCATGGGATAAAGGTTTAAAAGTTGAAAACATCTATGAATATTTTGAAACAATAGCTAAGGATAAAGGATTTGAATATGATTGGATTCACAATATTTCTGCGACACCATCTTTAAAAGCACAGCACCCTGAATTTGAGTTATCGAGCTATGGAACACATGGTGAAGCAGGTGTCTCATGTTCTGATTGCCATATGCCATATCAAAGAACTGACGGTAAAAAGAAGATTACTTCACACCGTTGGGGATCACCTTTAAAAACGATTGAAGAATCTTGCCGTACTTGTCATGCAGACAAGAGTCCAACATACTTAAAGGATCGAGTTGAAGATATTCAAGATCGTCACAAGGTAGGTTTACTTGAAGCGCAAGAACTAAATACAGTAGCGCATTATTATGTTAACCGAATGATTACAGCAGGAGTTTCTGAAGAAAAAATTAATGAAGCGCAACAACATGTTCGTAAAGCACAATGGTTCTGGGATTTCATGGCAGCCGAGAACTCAACTGGTTTCCATAATCCAGATGGCTCAATCGATGCATTTAGAATTTCGTCAATTGAATCTCAAGCAGCAATTGTTGTAGCAACCGAAGAATTGGTAAAAGTTGGTGAAGATCTAGATAAGCTAAGAAGTCAAATTGCAACGACAATGGAAACAATTGTGAATGAAGAGGATCCTTTAGAAAAGCATAAGCACGCCATCAACGAATGGTTCCCGGCACAAAAATAA
- a CDS encoding NapC/NirT family cytochrome c: MKGLLKKINNKLLLFTLIGVFVGIVLFAGTEGAINATDTPDFCASCHVYEHVILNFESSNHASLKCNDCHAPTDSKIAKYMFKSVNAVTHGYKTTIGASNIPTIIEASDKSKEIIEKNCISCHEPGLENISHGAKDSCIDCHRQVPHQKGDFRPAAWSVPGNFDFNR, translated from the coding sequence GTGAAAGGCTTACTAAAAAAGATCAACAATAAGCTACTTTTATTTACATTGATTGGAGTTTTTGTAGGCATTGTTTTATTTGCTGGTACAGAAGGAGCGATCAATGCAACTGATACACCGGATTTTTGTGCTAGTTGCCATGTATATGAGCATGTCATTTTAAATTTTGAAAGCTCAAACCATGCTTCGTTAAAATGTAACGATTGCCATGCACCAACAGATAGTAAAATCGCGAAATATATGTTTAAAAGTGTAAATGCAGTTACTCATGGATATAAGACAACGATAGGGGCTAGCAATATCCCTACTATTATTGAAGCGAGTGATAAGTCAAAAGAGATTATCGAAAAGAATTGTATAAGTTGCCACGAACCAGGCTTAGAAAATATTAGCCATGGGGCAAAAGATAGTTGTATTGATTGCCACCGCCAAGTTCCACATCAGAAAGGTGACTTTCGTCCAGCCGCATGGTCCGTGCCAGGAAATTTTGATTTTAATAGATAA
- a CDS encoding ammonia-forming cytochrome c nitrite reductase subunit c552, with the protein MKGMKKMESNHKKTLLLMVLSFMLMLILVGCANSQAKDIEPMDTGIDPEEWNSYAFKEKFPLHWESYMKNMVDEKEPIAKSDPSIEPFLPILWNGFGFAVEYNLTRGHTYAFEDQMNVRRITGNPNAVAACMSCKTTLFPKMIEEFGYDNAFKMSYHDEAMPWIDEMTASTKTDELGTYGHASVGCSTCHDPVTMDLRITMPQLTLSLENMDPEIMQKQLGYSLDTITQHDMRSLVCAQCHVEYFFDPTNNAHTTMPWDKGVRMENMWDYYDELWGFDEATGELVNRTGKEDYFKGEYVSRLTNTPIQKAQHPEYELWSYGTHKSVSCSDCHMPYQRVDGKKKISSHRWGSPMNTVEESCRTCHSDKSETDLTDRVDDIQKRSKDALLESQELSVSATYYVNRLMTRLDEGKDVDQVKVNETRYLQRKGQWFWDIIAAENSYGFHNPDAAIDSFRWSIQASSEAIRIATIELVKIGEDIDELERQIEVTKENVVNETVSHEKHLQAINEWFPNHRDKE; encoded by the coding sequence ATGAAAGGAATGAAAAAAATGGAGAGCAATCATAAAAAAACATTATTGTTGATGGTACTATCATTCATGTTAATGCTTATATTAGTAGGGTGCGCAAATTCACAAGCAAAAGATATAGAACCAATGGATACTGGAATTGATCCAGAAGAATGGAACAGCTACGCTTTTAAAGAAAAATTCCCACTACATTGGGAAAGCTATATGAAAAACATGGTGGATGAAAAAGAGCCAATTGCAAAAAGTGATCCTTCAATTGAGCCATTTTTACCGATCTTGTGGAACGGATTTGGTTTCGCTGTAGAGTATAACTTAACACGAGGCCATACCTATGCTTTCGAAGATCAAATGAACGTAAGACGTATTACAGGTAACCCAAATGCAGTTGCAGCTTGTATGTCTTGTAAAACGACATTATTCCCGAAGATGATCGAAGAGTTTGGCTATGACAATGCTTTTAAAATGAGTTATCATGATGAAGCAATGCCATGGATTGATGAAATGACAGCTTCTACTAAAACTGATGAGCTTGGAACTTATGGGCATGCTTCGGTTGGTTGTTCAACATGTCACGACCCTGTAACAATGGATTTACGTATCACAATGCCACAATTAACACTTTCTTTAGAAAACATGGATCCTGAAATCATGCAAAAGCAATTAGGATATTCTTTAGATACGATTACACAACATGACATGCGTTCACTCGTTTGTGCTCAATGTCACGTCGAGTACTTCTTTGACCCAACTAACAATGCACATACAACTATGCCTTGGGACAAAGGTGTTAGAATGGAAAATATGTGGGATTACTATGATGAGCTTTGGGGCTTTGATGAAGCCACAGGTGAATTAGTTAACCGTACTGGTAAAGAAGACTATTTCAAAGGTGAGTATGTATCAAGACTTACAAACACACCAATTCAAAAAGCACAACATCCTGAGTATGAATTATGGAGCTACGGCACTCACAAATCTGTATCGTGTTCGGACTGCCATATGCCTTACCAAAGAGTTGACGGTAAAAAGAAAATTTCTTCTCACCGTTGGGGTTCTCCTATGAACACAGTTGAAGAATCTTGCCGTACGTGTCACTCTGATAAATCAGAAACAGATTTGACTGATCGCGTAGACGACATTCAAAAGCGTTCCAAAGATGCTTTACTTGAGTCTCAAGAGCTTAGTGTAAGTGCAACTTACTATGTGAACAGATTAATGACACGCTTAGATGAAGGAAAAGATGTTGATCAAGTTAAAGTTAATGAAACACGTTATTTACAACGTAAAGGTCAATGGTTCTGGGATATTATCGCTGCTGAAAACTCATACGGTTTCCACAACCCAGACGCAGCAATTGATTCATTCAGATGGTCTATTCAAGCATCTTCTGAAGCAATTCGTATCGCAACAATTGAATTAGTGAAAATTGGAGAAGATATTGATGAGTTGGAGCGTCAAATCGAAGTTACTAAGGAAAATGTTGTCAATGAGACAGTTTCTCACGAAAAACATCTACAAGCAATTAACGAGTGGTTCCCGAACCATCGTGATAAAGAATAA
- a CDS encoding NapC/NirT family cytochrome c — protein sequence MGEMLRKLDKKLLLFTLIGIFVGIVLFAGTAGTLKATDTADFCASCHVYESTINNFKQSNHANLNCNDCHTPNDSKLGKYTYKAKSALSHGYMQTLGASKIPTVIHATESSKEIVQQNCVSCHEPSLQNVDHGGAYDSCIDCHRQVPHGKGDFRSQEAFEKKEFFFVEPGRK from the coding sequence ATGGGGGAAATGCTTAGAAAGTTAGATAAGAAGCTTTTATTATTTACATTAATTGGTATTTTTGTAGGTATTGTTCTTTTTGCAGGAACAGCAGGAACATTGAAGGCAACAGATACAGCTGATTTTTGCGCTAGTTGTCACGTTTATGAAAGCACGATCAATAATTTTAAACAGTCTAATCATGCTAACTTAAATTGTAATGACTGCCATACACCTAATGATAGCAAGTTAGGAAAGTATACGTACAAGGCTAAATCAGCTTTGAGTCATGGTTACATGCAAACTCTAGGTGCTAGCAAAATACCTACTGTTATCCATGCAACAGAAAGCTCAAAAGAAATAGTTCAACAAAATTGTGTTAGCTGCCATGAACCAAGCTTACAAAATGTTGACCATGGTGGAGCGTATGATAGCTGTATAGACTGTCACCGCCAAGTACCACATGGTAAAGGTGATTTCAGATCACAAGAAGCATTTGAGAAAAAAGAATTTTTCTTTGTAGAACCAGGTAGAAAATAA
- a CDS encoding ABC transporter permease produces MGANENIIDEKQPETEKSLSPFQLAMRRFLRNKLAIFGIIILSFFVIIAIFAPFIATHDPVKSDLSNVYAKQSAENYLGTDASGRDNFSRLVYGSRVSLTIGFSAMLFTLLIGVVLGSLSGYYGGKIDSLIMRATDLMLTIPFLLLVLTIMAILEKVSIGLFVVIIAFTTWPNITRILRGTFLSIRENEFILGARSIGCSDSRIIIKHFLPNAVGPIIVNATIMMATMIIIESGLSFIGFGIPQPTPTWGNMLNEARSLRVLTNFTEAWLPPGFAIVLTVLAINFIGDGLRDAFDPKTRS; encoded by the coding sequence TTGGGAGCTAATGAAAATATAATTGATGAAAAACAGCCAGAAACAGAAAAAAGCTTAAGTCCATTTCAACTAGCAATGCGCCGTTTCTTGCGTAACAAATTAGCCATTTTCGGAATTATTATTTTATCATTTTTCGTAATTATTGCGATATTCGCGCCTTTTATTGCAACACATGATCCCGTGAAATCGGATTTAAGTAACGTTTACGCAAAACAGAGTGCTGAAAATTATTTAGGGACAGATGCCTCTGGACGGGACAACTTCTCCCGCCTTGTATACGGGTCGAGGGTTTCGTTAACAATCGGATTCTCAGCGATGCTCTTTACGCTTTTAATCGGAGTTGTATTGGGTTCACTTTCAGGGTATTATGGCGGTAAAATCGATAGTTTAATTATGAGAGCAACAGATTTAATGTTAACGATTCCATTTTTATTACTGGTGTTAACAATTATGGCTATACTAGAAAAAGTTTCGATCGGTTTGTTTGTTGTGATCATTGCTTTTACAACATGGCCTAATATCACAAGAATTTTAAGGGGAACATTTTTATCGATACGAGAAAATGAGTTTATTTTAGGAGCTCGATCGATTGGTTGTTCCGACTCACGAATTATTATCAAGCATTTTCTTCCTAACGCAGTAGGTCCTATCATTGTTAATGCGACAATTATGATGGCAACAATGATTATCATCGAATCTGGATTGAGTTTTATCGGATTCGGTATTCCACAGCCAACACCAACTTGGGGGAATATGTTAAATGAAGCTCGTAGCTTACGAGTTTTAACTAATTTTACTGAGGCGTGGCTTCCACCTGGATTTGCGATTGTTTTAACGGTACTTGCGATTAACTTTATTGGTGATGGATTAAGAGATGCCTTCGATCCTAAAACGAGAAGTTAA